A single genomic interval of Hydrogenispora ethanolica harbors:
- a CDS encoding 2'-5' RNA ligase family protein, which produces MDKNDRLTGDLETLYTTINLEGMEAIRSGQEKIDPHLNNLGQDKRLGLTLLITIKGEITQGFQFLTEEIQKIESEQYFYPETDLHITILDLISATESFEKNDAMIRESIKVVQNAMKGLSPFDVQFNGIIASNAAILVKGYDDGGLQKLRRRTRKTASEYGIILKERYQSISAHSTIVRFKKALKNREQLSAVLQQYHDFDMGVMKVNELELVVHDWYNRKKDSVRKLLWLNLAASAGICGEKN; this is translated from the coding sequence ATGGATAAAAATGATCGATTAACCGGAGATTTGGAAACATTATACACTACGATCAATTTGGAAGGCATGGAAGCGATCCGCAGCGGACAAGAGAAAATCGATCCTCATTTAAACAATCTGGGACAGGATAAAAGACTCGGTTTGACCCTATTGATAACCATCAAAGGAGAAATAACGCAAGGCTTTCAATTTTTAACGGAAGAAATTCAAAAAATCGAATCCGAACAGTATTTTTACCCGGAAACAGACTTGCATATCACAATTCTGGATCTGATCAGTGCCACCGAATCGTTTGAAAAAAATGATGCTATGATCAGGGAATCAATTAAGGTAGTGCAAAATGCCATGAAAGGTTTATCGCCGTTTGATGTTCAATTTAACGGGATCATCGCCAGTAACGCTGCTATTTTAGTGAAGGGTTACGATGATGGTGGTCTTCAAAAACTGCGGAGGCGGACGAGAAAAACGGCATCCGAATACGGTATAATTTTAAAGGAAAGATACCAGAGCATTTCAGCCCATTCTACCATTGTTCGATTCAAAAAAGCCCTAAAAAACCGGGAACAATTATCGGCCGTCCTTCAACAATACCATGATTTCGATATGGGGGTCATGAAAGTGAATGAATTGGAGTTGGTCGTCCATGATTGGTATAATCGAAAAAAAGATAGCGTCCGGAAGTTGCTTTGGCTTAATTTGGCTGCAAGTGCTGGGATTTGCGGGGAAAAAAACTGA